In the Flavobacteriales bacterium genome, one interval contains:
- the nusA gene encoding transcription termination/antitermination protein NusA — translation MNATNLIESFSEFKEFKNIDRETMMNVLEDVFRGVMIKQYGTDENIDVIINIDKGDLEIWRNREIVGDADLEDSNLQIAYTDAIKIEPDFEIGEEVSEQVFLEDFGRRQVLSLRQTLTSRILDLEKKEVFDRYEDRIGEIINGEVYQVWRNEILILDGEENELILPKSEAIPSDFFKKGDTVRAVVKSVEMRNHNPLIVLSRTAPEFLARLFEQEVPEVFDGLITIKKIVRVPGERAKVAVESYDERIDPVGACVGMKGARIHGIVRELRNENIDVINYTDNIQLFITRALNPAKVSSIQLDEETTKADVYLHPDQVSLAIGKGGFNIRLASMLTGYEIDVYRNIDEADDDVELTEFTDEIEGWIIDELKSIGCDTARDVIKLDKTDLVKRTDLEEETVNEILSILKAELE, via the coding sequence ATGAATGCAACAAATCTAATTGAGTCATTTTCAGAGTTTAAAGAGTTTAAGAACATCGATCGTGAAACCATGATGAACGTACTTGAAGATGTTTTTAGAGGTGTTATGATAAAACAATACGGCACTGATGAAAATATCGATGTCATTATAAATATTGACAAAGGCGATTTAGAAATCTGGAGAAATAGAGAAATTGTAGGCGATGCCGATTTAGAAGACTCTAACCTTCAAATAGCATATACCGATGCGATTAAGATTGAACCAGACTTTGAAATTGGAGAAGAAGTTTCGGAACAAGTTTTCTTAGAAGACTTCGGAAGAAGACAAGTATTATCACTTCGTCAAACACTTACTTCACGAATTTTGGATCTAGAGAAAAAAGAAGTTTTTGATAGATATGAAGATAGAATCGGTGAAATCATTAACGGTGAAGTTTATCAAGTTTGGAGAAACGAAATCCTAATTTTAGATGGAGAAGAAAATGAATTAATATTACCAAAGTCTGAAGCAATTCCTAGTGATTTTTTCAAAAAAGGAGACACCGTTAGGGCCGTAGTGAAAAGTGTAGAAATGAGAAATCACAATCCGTTGATTGTACTTTCAAGAACTGCTCCAGAATTTTTAGCACGTCTCTTTGAACAAGAAGTACCAGAAGTTTTTGACGGATTGATTACCATAAAGAAAATTGTCCGTGTCCCTGGAGAAAGAGCTAAAGTAGCTGTAGAATCTTATGACGAGAGAATAGATCCAGTAGGAGCATGTGTAGGTATGAAAGGTGCACGTATTCATGGAATTGTTAGAGAGCTTAGAAATGAGAATATTGATGTTATAAATTACACAGATAACATTCAGTTATTTATTACTAGAGCACTTAATCCAGCCAAAGTATCGTCAATTCAACTCGATGAAGAAACGACTAAAGCAGATGTATATTTGCACCCAGATCAAGTTTCTTTGGCTATTGGTAAAGGCGGATTTAATATTAGATTAGCGAGTATGCTTACAGGCTACGAAATAGATGTTTATAGAAACATTGATGAAGCAGATGATGATGTTGAATTAACAGAATTTACAGACGAAATAGAAGGGTGGATAATTGATGAGTTGAAATCAATTGGATGCGATACAGCAAGAGATGTTATTAAATTAGATAAAACTGATCTTGTTAAGCGTACAGATTTAGAAGAAGAGACAGTGAATGAAATACTAAGTATTTTAAAAGCAGAGCTCGAATAA
- the rimP gene encoding ribosome assembly cofactor RimP codes for MQPLLLLVMLSKEKVQELIDEFISANEAVFLVSFKMSPSNQIEVLIDSIDGISVKNCIELSRHIEGNFDREEVDFSLLVSSAGLSEPFKVFKQYKKNIGKNVNVFLKEGKKLFGKMIEAEEGKGITLETTRKEKVGKKKTNIIEQHSFSFDQIDKTKIVISF; via the coding sequence ATGCAGCCCCTTCTTTTATTAGTTATGCTAAGTAAAGAAAAAGTACAAGAGTTAATTGATGAGTTCATATCAGCGAATGAGGCTGTGTTTTTGGTGTCATTTAAAATGAGCCCATCAAATCAAATCGAAGTTCTAATTGACTCTATTGATGGAATTAGTGTCAAGAACTGTATTGAGCTGAGCAGACATATTGAAGGTAATTTTGATAGAGAAGAAGTAGACTTCTCACTGTTAGTATCAAGTGCAGGCTTGAGTGAGCCTTTTAAAGTGTTTAAACAATACAAAAAAAACATTGGCAAAAATGTTAATGTTTTTCTCAAAGAAGGAAAGAAATTATTTGGCAAAATGATTGAGGCCGAAGAAGGAAAAGGAATTACACTTGAGACTACACGAAAAGAAAAAGTAGGAAAAAAGAAAACAAATATTATTGAACAACATTCTTTTAGTTTCGATCAGATAGATAAAACTAAGATTGTTATCTCATTTTAA
- a CDS encoding T9SS type A sorting domain-containing protein — protein sequence MKSILQKNTNLNLALALIFSFFTLSLTAQDFSPEVSFNLDNSVMGEATTFSFEISQSEGETDIANSTITTDGGSFDIASLTVGDIVGSGSGFIGGGSSSGEFSLVVNALTENSADLNVVDFNSEVIGMMNISNSSNNGVSIYSSNTYEDGNNVTAGNNQQVELAGIFINPMSSFVTLSSSIFSELDPNGPSADYSTQWDLMADFSPEVLVTLSSSEPSTFTDLTFSVSQDAGEEDMASVTYAFDGGSFAISSMTVGDVVGNGSGSFGGGFASGDYSIVVDQVTATTAVLNAVDGENVIATFSIVNYEDGGAEISSTSPGDDNTTTAGNSNDFTLEGIFVTPDSDMLTMTADFVSEINLSQTNTFEVTLEEVVDFSPELEVVFANNDCNAATDMTFTISQDNGEIDMASSILTMTGGSFDFSSSEVGDLVGTGSGFYGGDNTFNLSLYVDEVTATGAVILAVNDDDETQTSSFTITNLAEGVQISTTSPGDDNTTTLGNSTAVTLSGVFVNPNEGDYEFYGSFTSELNNSSEFDGAYSVVCPCEDVEVSEAFTLCAGETLTIGENTYDEAGEYVNVYALASGCDSTVTTTLSFFDVVATPTISGETNATENESYDYNVDVEDESTLQWGVVNGEVNSGQGTATANITWGDGPSTGSVWFLLTDENGCKADTAFLDVTISETVGITENTLLGVNVYPNPFKEFTTVEFNNPNNDTYRISLMDARGRTVMNTSTQSSQLIIKKENLKEGIYFLEFDGKNKSRQIVVIQ from the coding sequence ATGAAAAGTATTCTACAAAAAAATACTAATCTTAACCTAGCTTTAGCATTAATATTCTCTTTTTTCACATTGTCTTTAACAGCACAGGATTTTTCTCCTGAAGTTTCCTTTAATTTAGACAATTCTGTAATGGGAGAAGCAACAACTTTCTCTTTTGAAATATCACAATCTGAAGGCGAGACTGATATTGCCAACAGCACAATAACTACTGATGGTGGTTCTTTTGATATTGCTTCATTAACTGTTGGAGACATTGTAGGAAGTGGCTCTGGATTTATTGGTGGTGGTTCAAGTAGTGGAGAATTCAGCTTAGTAGTTAATGCTCTCACTGAAAATAGTGCCGACCTTAATGTTGTTGATTTCAATTCAGAAGTAATTGGCATGATGAACATTTCCAACTCTTCAAATAATGGTGTTTCAATTTATTCTTCAAACACTTACGAAGACGGCAATAATGTAACCGCTGGAAATAATCAACAAGTTGAATTAGCGGGAATATTTATCAATCCTATGAGTTCATTTGTAACTCTTAGTTCTTCTATATTTTCTGAGCTTGACCCTAATGGTCCTTCTGCCGATTATTCAACGCAATGGGATTTAATGGCTGATTTTAGCCCAGAAGTATTAGTTACTCTTAGCAGCTCAGAACCTTCAACTTTCACGGACTTAACATTTAGCGTTAGTCAAGATGCCGGTGAAGAAGATATGGCTAGTGTTACTTACGCTTTCGATGGTGGTTCATTTGCAATTTCTTCAATGACAGTAGGCGACGTAGTTGGTAATGGTAGTGGTTCATTTGGCGGCGGTTTTGCCTCTGGAGATTACTCAATAGTGGTTGACCAAGTAACAGCTACAACTGCTGTGTTGAATGCAGTTGATGGCGAGAATGTTATTGCAACTTTTTCTATAGTAAATTATGAAGATGGTGGTGCTGAAATTTCTTCTACTTCACCAGGTGATGATAATACAACAACGGCTGGAAATAGCAACGATTTTACACTAGAGGGTATTTTCGTTACACCTGATTCTGACATGTTAACAATGACAGCTGATTTTGTGTCTGAAATAAACCTTAGTCAAACAAATACCTTTGAAGTTACATTGGAAGAAGTGGTTGATTTTAGCCCTGAACTTGAAGTGGTGTTTGCTAACAATGACTGTAATGCAGCTACTGATATGACATTTACAATTTCACAAGATAATGGTGAAATTGATATGGCATCATCTATACTAACAATGACTGGTGGTTCTTTTGATTTTTCATCTTCAGAAGTTGGTGACCTAGTAGGAACTGGCTCAGGTTTTTACGGAGGAGATAATACTTTTAATTTAAGTCTATACGTAGATGAGGTAACAGCTACAGGTGCAGTAATATTAGCAGTTAATGATGATGATGAAACACAAACATCTTCATTTACAATTACAAACTTAGCTGAAGGCGTTCAAATTTCGACTACATCTCCTGGTGATGATAATACAACAACACTTGGTAATAGTACAGCAGTAACTCTTTCAGGCGTATTTGTAAATCCAAATGAAGGTGACTATGAATTTTATGGATCTTTCACATCTGAATTAAATAACTCTTCTGAATTTGATGGCGCATATAGTGTTGTTTGCCCATGTGAAGATGTTGAAGTATCTGAAGCATTTACACTGTGTGCAGGTGAAACTTTAACTATTGGAGAAAACACTTATGATGAAGCAGGCGAGTATGTTAATGTATACGCTTTAGCATCAGGTTGTGACAGTACAGTAACAACTACATTATCTTTCTTTGATGTAGTAGCTACACCAACAATTTCTGGAGAAACAAATGCAACTGAAAATGAAAGTTACGATTATAATGTTGATGTAGAAGATGAATCTACTTTACAGTGGGGTGTTGTAAACGGAGAAGTCAACTCTGGTCAAGGTACTGCTACAGCAAACATTACTTGGGGTGATGGGCCTTCAACAGGATCAGTATGGTTTTTGTTGACAGACGAAAACGGATGTAAAGCTGATACAGCTTTCTTAGACGTTACCATCTCAGAAACAGTAGGAATTACTGAGAACACATTATTAGGAGTAAACGTTTACCCTAACCCATTTAAAGAGTTTACAACGGTAGAGTTTAACAACCCTAACAATGATACTTACCGTATCAGTCTTATGGATGCTAGAGGACGTACAGTAATGAATACATCAACGCAGTCTAGTCAACTCATTATTAAAAAAGAAAATCTAAAAGAAGGAATCTATTTCCTTGAGTTTGACGGAAAAAATAAATCACGACAAATAGTAGTGATTCAGTAA
- a CDS encoding DUF2723 domain-containing protein, with amino-acid sequence MTYSKLNNLFGWIAFTIAFITYYATIEPTVSFWDCGEYISTAYKLEVGHPPGAPFFQLIGRFFSLFASDVTNIAFMINIMSALCSALTILFLFWSISALAKKIVNSQETATLANKIAIFGSALVGALTYTFSDSFWFSATEGEVYAMSSFFTAITFWAILKWESEADDKYASRWIIFIAYLIGLSIGVHLLNLLAIPAVIFIYFFKKHEVNKFALLKVFLLAVIVTGGLQGFIIPGIVNLAGKFELFFINTVGLPFNTGTIIYFILIISGIVFGLIYAKKNNKDVMGISLVSFAAILIGYSTFFILVIRSNADTPIDENNPEDAVSLLAYLNREQYGDWPILNGQYYNAKIIDLKDGNPVYTKDEDKGEYVITNDRKNSKPVYDPKFSSFFPRMWSSSQSAHAKAYQQWSGHKNTKRPPTFSQNLKYFFSYQIGHMYWRYFMWNFSGRQNDIQGHGEINKGNWLSGIPFIDNNLRGLGPQDIIPDNMANNKGRNVYFMLPFLLGVIGMLYQFNKNNKDAFVVLLLFIFTGLAIVVYLNQYPYQPRERDYAYVGSFYAYSIWVGLGVLAVINFLSKKLSSLNSSIVATALCLLLVPTLMAKENWDDHDRSGRYTARDVAANYLNSCAPNAIIFTNGDNDTFPLWYAQEVEGIRTDIRVVNLSLFNTDWYIDQMKRAAYDAAPIPSSMEWDKYKQGTRDYVIIKDNGKGYVDVKDVVNFIASDNDKTKGLTRNGQKADYCPTSKLKIPINKADILQKGIVAAKDSNRIVDEIKWELKGSSINKNEMMVLDILANFNWDRPIYFAITVGSGNFMGLEKYFQLEGLAYRFVPYLAKSADGQTGEVATDIMYDNLINKFNWGNMQDPNVYLDETNMRMTMNFRNNFVRLAEALIREGDFERAENVIDRCLEVMPNEAIPFNYFNLPMAEVYYKIGKMEKAKDIVSILTDSYFNELEYYNSIDDKILSKLQREYQLANQIVSNLYSITTKYKDSESQEKIVELYNQYQ; translated from the coding sequence ATGACTTACTCTAAGCTGAATAATTTATTTGGATGGATAGCTTTCACCATAGCTTTTATTACATATTATGCTACTATTGAGCCCACAGTTAGTTTTTGGGACTGTGGAGAATACATTAGTACCGCATACAAACTTGAAGTCGGACACCCACCTGGCGCGCCATTCTTTCAGCTCATTGGTAGATTTTTTAGTCTCTTTGCAAGTGATGTTACAAATATAGCATTCATGATAAACATCATGTCTGCATTGTGTAGCGCACTAACTATTTTGTTTTTGTTCTGGTCCATTAGTGCTCTTGCCAAGAAAATTGTTAATTCTCAAGAAACAGCAACTCTAGCTAATAAAATTGCCATATTCGGAAGTGCTTTAGTTGGTGCATTAACATATACCTTTTCTGATTCTTTCTGGTTTTCTGCAACTGAAGGAGAGGTTTATGCCATGTCTTCCTTTTTCACCGCTATAACATTTTGGGCAATTTTAAAGTGGGAGAGTGAAGCGGATGATAAATATGCATCGAGATGGATTATTTTTATTGCTTATCTAATAGGTTTATCAATTGGTGTTCACTTGCTTAATTTATTAGCTATACCTGCTGTAATATTTATTTATTTCTTCAAGAAACATGAAGTAAATAAATTCGCATTATTGAAGGTGTTTCTTTTAGCTGTCATAGTTACTGGCGGATTACAAGGGTTTATAATTCCTGGAATAGTAAATTTAGCTGGAAAATTTGAGTTATTTTTCATCAACACTGTAGGGCTACCTTTTAATACAGGAACTATCATATATTTTATCCTTATAATCTCTGGAATTGTTTTTGGACTAATCTATGCCAAAAAGAACAATAAGGATGTTATGGGAATTTCACTGGTTAGTTTTGCCGCAATTCTGATTGGATATTCAACATTTTTTATACTAGTAATTAGATCAAATGCAGATACTCCTATTGATGAAAACAATCCTGAGGATGCGGTAAGTTTACTAGCTTACTTAAACAGAGAGCAATACGGAGATTGGCCTATTTTAAATGGGCAATATTACAATGCAAAAATCATTGATTTAAAAGACGGCAATCCTGTTTACACTAAAGACGAAGATAAAGGAGAATATGTGATAACAAATGACCGAAAGAATTCAAAACCGGTTTATGATCCTAAGTTTTCAAGCTTTTTCCCAAGAATGTGGAGTTCATCTCAATCGGCTCATGCTAAAGCTTATCAGCAATGGAGTGGGCATAAGAATACCAAACGACCTCCAACATTTTCTCAGAACTTAAAATATTTCTTCAGCTATCAAATTGGGCATATGTATTGGCGATATTTCATGTGGAATTTTTCTGGTAGACAAAATGATATACAAGGTCATGGGGAAATTAATAAAGGTAATTGGCTTAGCGGAATTCCTTTCATAGACAATAATTTAAGAGGTCTTGGACCTCAAGATATTATTCCAGATAATATGGCAAATAACAAAGGGAGAAACGTCTATTTTATGCTGCCATTTTTACTTGGAGTTATTGGCATGCTTTACCAATTCAACAAAAACAACAAAGATGCTTTTGTGGTTTTACTGCTGTTTATATTTACTGGACTTGCTATTGTGGTTTATCTAAATCAATACCCTTACCAGCCTAGAGAAAGAGATTATGCCTATGTTGGTTCATTTTACGCTTATTCTATTTGGGTGGGGCTTGGTGTTCTAGCGGTCATTAATTTTCTTTCTAAAAAGCTTTCTTCTCTAAACAGTTCTATAGTAGCTACAGCTTTGTGTTTACTATTAGTCCCTACATTGATGGCTAAAGAGAACTGGGATGACCACGATCGTTCAGGCCGCTATACTGCAAGAGATGTTGCGGCTAACTATTTGAACTCCTGTGCACCCAATGCTATAATATTCACTAATGGGGATAATGATACTTTCCCATTATGGTATGCTCAAGAGGTGGAGGGGATTAGAACAGACATCAGAGTAGTTAACCTAAGTCTATTTAATACGGATTGGTATATCGACCAAATGAAACGTGCCGCCTATGACGCTGCGCCAATTCCTAGTTCTATGGAATGGGATAAGTATAAGCAAGGAACTAGAGATTATGTTATCATTAAAGATAATGGAAAAGGTTATGTTGATGTAAAAGATGTCGTAAACTTCATTGCAAGCGACAATGATAAGACTAAAGGCTTAACTCGTAATGGACAAAAAGCGGACTACTGCCCTACTAGTAAATTGAAAATTCCAATAAATAAAGCAGATATTTTACAAAAAGGAATTGTAGCCGCCAAAGATTCAAACAGAATAGTAGATGAAATAAAATGGGAGCTTAAAGGCAGTAGCATCAATAAAAACGAAATGATGGTGCTCGATATTCTTGCCAATTTTAATTGGGATAGACCTATCTATTTTGCTATTACAGTGGGGTCTGGCAATTTTATGGGTTTGGAAAAGTACTTCCAACTTGAAGGTTTAGCATATAGGTTTGTTCCATATTTAGCTAAATCTGCTGATGGACAAACTGGTGAAGTTGCTACAGATATTATGTATGATAATCTTATCAACAAATTCAATTGGGGTAATATGCAGGATCCAAATGTTTACTTGGACGAGACTAATATGAGGATGACAATGAACTTCAGAAATAACTTTGTGAGATTAGCTGAAGCGTTAATCCGTGAAGGTGATTTTGAAAGAGCTGAAAACGTTATTGACAGATGCTTAGAGGTTATGCCCAATGAAGCTATCCCATTCAATTATTTTAACTTACCAATGGCAGAAGTGTATTATAAAATTGGAAAAATGGAAAAAGCAAAAGATATTGTATCTATACTTACTGACTCCTACTTTAATGAGTTAGAATACTACAATTCAATTGATGATAAAATTCTAAGCAAATTGCAAAGAGAATATCAACTTGCTAACCAAATTGTTTCTAACTTATATAGTATTACTACCAAATATAAAGACAGCGAATCGCAAGAAAAAATTGTTGAGCTATATAATCAATATCAATAG
- a CDS encoding polysaccharide deacetylase family protein has protein sequence MRGILQMLFPSLIWNFSSEEKVIYITFDDGPHPELTPFILQELDKHKAKATFFLLGKEVDLYPSLLNDILQKNHSVGNHTYSHLNGWKTKNREYFSDTDKCHAILSSKLFRPPFGRIKPSQIWRLRKTFKIIMWDVLSWDFHKAISPKKCFKIIKKKTKNGSIIVFHENDKAISNVKYCLPKILDYYAKEGYKFRAITD, from the coding sequence ATGAGGGGGATTCTTCAAATGTTATTCCCTTCATTAATTTGGAATTTCTCTTCTGAAGAAAAAGTCATTTATATTACTTTTGATGATGGTCCTCACCCAGAACTCACCCCTTTTATACTACAAGAACTAGATAAGCATAAGGCAAAAGCAACCTTTTTTCTATTGGGTAAAGAAGTGGATTTATACCCTTCATTATTAAACGACATTTTACAAAAAAATCATTCGGTAGGAAATCATACATATTCACATCTAAACGGGTGGAAGACTAAAAATAGAGAGTATTTTTCAGATACTGATAAGTGCCATGCTATTCTAAGTAGCAAACTATTTAGACCTCCATTCGGTAGGATTAAGCCTTCACAGATATGGCGACTAAGAAAAACATTTAAAATAATTATGTGGGATGTGTTAAGTTGGGATTTTCACAAAGCAATATCGCCTAAAAAGTGTTTTAAAATTATTAAGAAAAAAACAAAAAATGGCTCTATCATTGTGTTTCACGAAAATGATAAAGCCATTAGTAATGTAAAATATTGCTTGCCTAAAATACTAGACTACTACGCCAAGGAAGGTTACAAGTTTAGGGCTATTACTGATTAG
- a CDS encoding MBL fold metallo-hydrolase gives MKLEQLYTKCLSEAAYYIESEREIAIIDPLRDIDVYIDMARKDGGTIKYIFETHFHADFVSGHLDLARRTGAKIIYGPNADAKFDFHKAEDGEIFQLGNSSITLLHTPGHTMESSCYLLKDENGKNHSVFTGDTLFVGDVGRPDLAVKSGEITKEDLAGYLYDSLHTKLIPLEDDVLVFPGHGAGSACGKNIGTETSSTIGEQKQTNYALQDISKEQFIKEVTDGLLAPPSYFFTDVMMNKNGYEDIDDVIERNLNPMSYSEVIEAQSKGVYLLDTRQPNDFAKGFIKGSINIGLKGQYAPWVGALIDPESTLILITDKNSEKEALTRLARVGYEKVQGFLDGGIDAAEGNLSTIDNKSASDVLKLIEEGTAVLDVRKPGELENGFVAGSTHIRLQELPKKISSLSKEEPLVVYCAGGYRSMIACSLLASNGFNSLINSDGGYAKLSNEKLLPVSYGSSCSRQI, from the coding sequence ATGAAACTAGAACAACTATACACTAAATGCCTATCAGAAGCAGCCTATTATATAGAGTCTGAGCGAGAAATTGCTATCATTGACCCATTAAGAGACATTGATGTTTATATTGATATGGCTAGAAAAGATGGCGGGACAATAAAATATATTTTTGAAACACACTTTCATGCTGATTTTGTTTCTGGCCACTTGGATTTAGCTCGTAGAACAGGAGCTAAAATTATTTATGGACCAAATGCCGATGCGAAGTTTGATTTTCATAAAGCTGAAGACGGTGAGATATTTCAATTAGGGAATTCTAGTATAACATTATTGCATACACCAGGTCACACTATGGAGTCGTCTTGTTATTTGTTAAAAGATGAAAACGGAAAAAATCATAGTGTTTTTACTGGTGACACCTTGTTTGTAGGAGATGTAGGAAGACCAGACTTAGCAGTTAAGTCAGGAGAAATCACCAAGGAAGATTTAGCAGGTTATTTATACGATTCCCTTCACACTAAATTAATACCATTAGAAGATGACGTTCTTGTATTTCCAGGTCATGGAGCCGGTTCTGCCTGTGGAAAAAATATCGGAACAGAAACCTCATCGACAATAGGCGAGCAAAAACAAACAAATTATGCTCTTCAAGATATTAGTAAGGAGCAATTTATTAAAGAAGTTACAGATGGCCTCTTAGCTCCTCCATCATATTTCTTTACAGATGTTATGATGAATAAAAATGGTTACGAAGATATCGATGATGTAATAGAACGAAATCTAAACCCCATGTCTTATTCAGAGGTCATAGAAGCACAATCAAAAGGCGTATATCTCTTAGACACAAGGCAACCGAATGATTTTGCAAAAGGATTTATTAAAGGCTCTATTAATATTGGATTAAAAGGGCAGTATGCCCCTTGGGTAGGTGCTTTAATTGACCCAGAATCAACTTTGATTTTGATTACCGATAAAAACTCTGAAAAAGAAGCCCTAACTCGTTTAGCTAGAGTAGGCTATGAGAAGGTTCAAGGATTTTTAGATGGTGGAATAGATGCAGCTGAAGGCAATTTATCTACAATAGACAATAAAAGCGCGTCGGATGTTTTAAAATTAATAGAAGAAGGCACTGCTGTATTGGACGTGAGGAAACCTGGCGAGTTAGAAAATGGTTTCGTTGCAGGTTCCACTCATATTAGGCTTCAAGAATTGCCGAAAAAAATATCCTCTTTAAGCAAAGAAGAACCTTTAGTGGTGTATTGTGCTGGAGGCTATCGTTCGATGATTGCCTGCTCATTATTAGCGTCTAATGGATTCAATTCTTTAATAAATTCTGACGGCGGATATGCTAAATTATCAAATGAGAAATTGCTACCCGTTTCATATGGTAGTTCTTGTTCACGTCAAATATAA
- a CDS encoding sulfite exporter TauE/SafE family protein, with protein MIVLGYLMALIVGVFLGLFGGGGSILTVPILVYIMGISPVSATAYSLFVVGVAALFGAQRYILKKQINIKIGVLFAIPSFIGVFASRKWILTSLPEVMHFSEQFSLSKDTFILILFALIMLLASLSMIFSWRPKPSQSSNNYMMIILDGFIVGIVTGLVGAGGGFLIVPALLLLTNIDMKEAIGTSLIIISIKSLFGFLGELSNPIDWDLMLLFTLLSIIGINIGIFISKHLNSQVLKKSFGIFVLLMAIVILINETIVNQLLN; from the coding sequence ATGATAGTACTAGGTTATTTAATGGCTTTAATAGTCGGCGTTTTCTTAGGTTTGTTTGGCGGCGGCGGATCCATATTAACTGTGCCTATATTGGTGTATATAATGGGAATAAGTCCTGTTAGTGCAACAGCATATTCCTTATTTGTTGTTGGCGTAGCAGCTTTATTTGGCGCCCAGAGATACATTTTAAAGAAACAAATCAATATTAAAATAGGAGTATTATTTGCAATACCGTCTTTTATTGGAGTTTTTGCAAGTCGCAAATGGATACTTACTTCACTGCCCGAAGTAATGCATTTTTCGGAACAATTTTCGCTGTCAAAAGACACGTTCATTTTAATTTTGTTTGCGCTAATAATGCTGTTAGCCTCTTTATCAATGATATTTTCTTGGCGTCCTAAACCCTCACAATCAAGCAATAATTACATGATGATAATTCTTGATGGGTTTATTGTTGGAATTGTAACTGGATTGGTTGGGGCGGGCGGAGGTTTTTTAATAGTCCCAGCTCTGCTTTTATTAACCAATATTGATATGAAAGAAGCCATTGGTACATCTTTGATTATAATTTCGATTAAGTCCTTATTTGGTTTTCTTGGCGAACTTTCAAATCCAATTGATTGGGACTTAATGCTATTATTTACGCTCTTATCCATTATCGGAATTAATATCGGAATATTTATATCAAAACATTTAAATAGTCAGGTATTAAAAAAATCATTTGGTATTTTTGTGCTACTTATGGCCATTGTAATATTAATAAATGAGACCATAGTTAATCAACTTCTTAATTAA